Proteins encoded in a region of the Ptychodera flava strain L36383 chromosome 4, AS_Pfla_20210202, whole genome shotgun sequence genome:
- the LOC139130931 gene encoding uncharacterized protein isoform X10: protein MTSKTNPDSGAFHARFRRWWQEGGQAKLEEEDDALATIQRRLDEIGDMVTPRQERGSTMLDELDEPIRKYVLELTSQSTATFTKLRRKGWKVRHKFKYAIRMALFAVRFMDAAKRYIQTKKKPGRNDAAIKSDEIEDEGSLNATFNKNAPGKSSIHLDLQIYLTTRPEYRDAEYLKRIVWVLRTTKAFTMFSTEMEEEMARRVAYERYDNGRVIAYQGKPPDRFYYILSGRVNMLRQYKLQTGEVSKSMGFLNKGKITDTEEMEKQWNRESNLICKGPVEVLLVDKKDYFFLQNTDAGPPIDFLRTVDLFREFPCEEFLNHPEAIEFKYYGPNKQVVKDTNTRNWLYVVKSGVCKCVRRQEVVDVTQDKRLSSKQRLEKLGCAKGYSHADAMLETKLKRTIERGQKNFTLPEIPTSRRTSVVHQSKEATPSVVTMTDHESETVGSMLDGSEMGDETEHVDEGSTKKKFHRASVSIELPPLALAGSKERQSLVNNRQGRSMFMTQRARTETQIARKRRQFLDDEMEETPLRRAYLQLDLLKAGDMIGLNDISGLSRARRSGVSVWSDGAEIIKINKRFFRQHAGTVTMLKLETMNREYVSEADAMQNLEEQETWHQYKTILMKKLSKHGRIAKDQAKPPALSI from the exons AGGATGACGCCCTGGCGACGATCCAGCGCCGTTTGGACGAAATTGGCGACATGGTCACACCGAGGCAGGAGAGAGGCTCGACCATGCTGGATGAGCTTGACGAGCCAATCAGGAAGTACGTACTG GAACTGACTTCCCAGTCGACGGCCACGTTTACAAAATTGCGTCGGAAAGGATGGAAG GTCCGACACAAATTCAAATATGCCATACGAATGGCTCTGTTTGCCGTCAGATTCATGGATGCCGCCAAGAG ATATATTCAGACGAAAAAGAAGCCCGGAAGGAATGATGCGGCGATAAAATCTGACGAAATAGAAGACGAAGGAAGCTTGAATGCCacctttaacaaaaatgcaccAGGAAAAAGCAGC ATTCATTTagatttacaaatatatttgacTACGCGACCGGAATACAGAGACGCAGAATACCTTAAAAGG ATCGTGTGGGTGCTAAGGACGACCAAGGCATTTACCATGTTTTCCACCGAGATGGAGGAAGAGATGGCCCGACGAGTCGCCTACGAACGTTACGACAACGGCCGTGTCATAGCCTACCAGGGCAAACCACCCGATCGATTCTATTACATTCTGTCGGGAAGAG TAAATATGCTGCGACAATACAAACTACAGACCGGCGAAGTGTCGAAATCGATGGGATTCCTGAACAAAGGAAAGATAACAGAT ACTGAAGAAATGGAAAAACAATGGAACAGAGAGTCCAATTTGATTTGCAAGGGACCCGTAGAAGTACTACTCGTCGACAAAAAG GATTACTTTTTCCTGCAAAACACGGACGCCGGCCCGCCAATCGACTTTCTCCG AACTGTTGATCTCTTTCGTGAGTTTCCTTGTGAAGAATTCCTCAATCATCCTGAAGCTATAGAGTTCAAGTACTATGG CCCAAATAAACAGGTGGTTAAGGACACAAACACTAGAAACTGGCTGTACGTGGTGAAATCG GGTGTGTGCAAGTGTGTCCGGCGACAGGAAGTTGTCGACGTTACGCAGGACAAACGGCTTAGCAGCAAACAGCGACTGGAGAAACTGGGCTGCGCAAAGGGGTACAGCCACGCTGATG CGATGCTGGAAACCAAGCTGAAACGAACAATCGAAAGAGGGCAGAAAAATTTTACTTTGCCGGAG ATACCAACAAGTCGAAGGACGAGTGTAGTACACCAGAGCAAAGAAGCTACTCCGAGTGTAGTCACCATGACAGATCATGAGTCAG AGACTGTTGGAAGCATGCTTGACGGAAGTGAGATGGGAGATGAAACTGAGCACGTCGATGAG GGTTCCACAAAAAAGAAATTTCACCGGGCATCCGTGTCGATTGAACTGCCTCCGCTGGCTCTGGCCGGTTCCAAGGAGAGGCAATCGCTAGTCAACAACAGACAAGGCAGGAGTATGTTCATGACGCAGAGAGCGAGGACGGAGACACAGATCGCTCGAAAGCGAAGGCAGTTCCTAGACGACGAGATGGAAGAAACTCCGCTCAGGAGGGCGTATCTACAACTTGATCTTCTCAAAGCAGGGGACATGATC GGCTTGAATGACATATCAGGTTTGAGTCGCGCTCGGAGGTCAGGAGTTAGTGTG TGGAGCGACGGTGCTGAAATTATCAAGATCAATAAACGATTCTTTCGACAGCATGCCGGTACTGTCACAATGTTGAAGCTGGAGACGATG AACAGAGAATACGTATCGGAGGCGGACGCAATGCAGAACCTTGAGGAGCAAGAAACGTGGCACCAGTACAAGACTATTTTGATGAAGAAACTCTCCAAGCACGGACGCATCGCAAAGGACCAGGCAAAACCGCCAGCGTTGTCGATTTAA
- the LOC139130931 gene encoding uncharacterized protein isoform X8, whose amino-acid sequence MMISLPNLFRDEEKEDDALATIQRRLDEIGDMVTPRQERGSTMLDELDEPIRKYVLELTSQSTATFTKLRRKGWKVRHKFKYAIRMALFAVRFMDAAKRYIQTKKKPGRNDAAIKSDEIEDEGSLNATFNKNAPGKSSIHLDLQIYLTTRPEYRDAEYLKRIVWVLRTTKAFTMFSTEMEEEMARRVAYERYDNGRVIAYQGKPPDRFYYILSGRVNMLRQYKLQTGEVSKSMGFLNKGKITDTEEMEKQWNRESNLICKGPVEVLLVDKKDYFFLQNTDAGPPIDFLRTVDLFREFPCEEFLNHPEAIEFKYYGPNKQVVKDTNTRNWLYVVKSGVCKCVRRQEVVDVTQDKRLSSKQRLEKLGCAKGYSHADAMLETKLKRTIERGQKNFTLPEIERVPEHLTVCNPHAQSLGFNGNGMIPTSRRTSVVHQSKEATPSVVTMTDHESETVGSMLDGSEMGDETEHVDEGSTKKKFHRASVSIELPPLALAGSKERQSLVNNRQGRSMFMTQRARTETQIARKRRQFLDDEMEETPLRRAYLQLDLLKAGDMIGLNDISGLSRARRSGVSVWSDGAEIIKINKRFFRQHAGTVTMLKLETMNREYVSEADAMQNLEEQETWHQYKTILMKKLSKHGRIAKDQAKPPALSI is encoded by the exons ATGATGATATCGCTTCCAAATTTATTCCGAGACGAAGAGAAAG AGGATGACGCCCTGGCGACGATCCAGCGCCGTTTGGACGAAATTGGCGACATGGTCACACCGAGGCAGGAGAGAGGCTCGACCATGCTGGATGAGCTTGACGAGCCAATCAGGAAGTACGTACTG GAACTGACTTCCCAGTCGACGGCCACGTTTACAAAATTGCGTCGGAAAGGATGGAAG GTCCGACACAAATTCAAATATGCCATACGAATGGCTCTGTTTGCCGTCAGATTCATGGATGCCGCCAAGAG ATATATTCAGACGAAAAAGAAGCCCGGAAGGAATGATGCGGCGATAAAATCTGACGAAATAGAAGACGAAGGAAGCTTGAATGCCacctttaacaaaaatgcaccAGGAAAAAGCAGC ATTCATTTagatttacaaatatatttgacTACGCGACCGGAATACAGAGACGCAGAATACCTTAAAAGG ATCGTGTGGGTGCTAAGGACGACCAAGGCATTTACCATGTTTTCCACCGAGATGGAGGAAGAGATGGCCCGACGAGTCGCCTACGAACGTTACGACAACGGCCGTGTCATAGCCTACCAGGGCAAACCACCCGATCGATTCTATTACATTCTGTCGGGAAGAG TAAATATGCTGCGACAATACAAACTACAGACCGGCGAAGTGTCGAAATCGATGGGATTCCTGAACAAAGGAAAGATAACAGAT ACTGAAGAAATGGAAAAACAATGGAACAGAGAGTCCAATTTGATTTGCAAGGGACCCGTAGAAGTACTACTCGTCGACAAAAAG GATTACTTTTTCCTGCAAAACACGGACGCCGGCCCGCCAATCGACTTTCTCCG AACTGTTGATCTCTTTCGTGAGTTTCCTTGTGAAGAATTCCTCAATCATCCTGAAGCTATAGAGTTCAAGTACTATGG CCCAAATAAACAGGTGGTTAAGGACACAAACACTAGAAACTGGCTGTACGTGGTGAAATCG GGTGTGTGCAAGTGTGTCCGGCGACAGGAAGTTGTCGACGTTACGCAGGACAAACGGCTTAGCAGCAAACAGCGACTGGAGAAACTGGGCTGCGCAAAGGGGTACAGCCACGCTGATG CGATGCTGGAAACCAAGCTGAAACGAACAATCGAAAGAGGGCAGAAAAATTTTACTTTGCCGGAG ATTGAAAGAGTTCCCGAGCACCTCACTGTGTGTAACCCCCACGCACAATCATTAGGCTTCAATGGTAACGGGATG ATACCAACAAGTCGAAGGACGAGTGTAGTACACCAGAGCAAAGAAGCTACTCCGAGTGTAGTCACCATGACAGATCATGAGTCAG AGACTGTTGGAAGCATGCTTGACGGAAGTGAGATGGGAGATGAAACTGAGCACGTCGATGAG GGTTCCACAAAAAAGAAATTTCACCGGGCATCCGTGTCGATTGAACTGCCTCCGCTGGCTCTGGCCGGTTCCAAGGAGAGGCAATCGCTAGTCAACAACAGACAAGGCAGGAGTATGTTCATGACGCAGAGAGCGAGGACGGAGACACAGATCGCTCGAAAGCGAAGGCAGTTCCTAGACGACGAGATGGAAGAAACTCCGCTCAGGAGGGCGTATCTACAACTTGATCTTCTCAAAGCAGGGGACATGATC GGCTTGAATGACATATCAGGTTTGAGTCGCGCTCGGAGGTCAGGAGTTAGTGTG TGGAGCGACGGTGCTGAAATTATCAAGATCAATAAACGATTCTTTCGACAGCATGCCGGTACTGTCACAATGTTGAAGCTGGAGACGATG AACAGAGAATACGTATCGGAGGCGGACGCAATGCAGAACCTTGAGGAGCAAGAAACGTGGCACCAGTACAAGACTATTTTGATGAAGAAACTCTCCAAGCACGGACGCATCGCAAAGGACCAGGCAAAACCGCCAGCGTTGTCGATTTAA
- the LOC139130931 gene encoding uncharacterized protein isoform X6, with protein MTSKTNPDSGAFHARFRRWWQEGGQAKLEEEDDALATIQRRLDEIGDMVTPRQERGSTMLDELDEPIRKYVLELTSQSTATFTKLRRKGWKVRHKFKYAIRMALFAVRFMDAAKRYIQTKKKPGRNDAAIKSDEIEDEGSLNATFNKNAPGKSSIHLDLQIYLTTRPEYRDAEYLKRIVWVLRTTKAFTMFSTEMEEEMARRVAYERYDNGRVIAYQGKPPDRFYYILSGRVNMLRQYKLQTGEVSKSMGFLNKGKITDTEEMEKQWNRESNLICKGPVEVLLVDKKDYFFLQNTDAGPPIDFLRTVDLFREFPCEEFLNHPEAIEFKYYGPNKQVVKDTNTRNWLYVVKSGVCKCVRRQEVVDVTQDKRLSSKQRLEKLGCAKGYSHADAMLETKLKRTIERGQKNFTLPEIERVPEHLTVCNPHAQSLGFNGNGMIPTSRRTSVVHQSKEATPSVVTMTDHESETVGSMLDGSEMGDETEHVDEGSTKKKFHRASVSIELPPLALAGSKERQSLVNNRQGRSMFMTQRARTETQIARKRRQFLDDEMEETPLRRAYLQLDLLKAGDMIGLNDISGLSRARRSGVSVWSDGAEIIKINKRFFRQHAGTVTMLKLETMNREYVSEADAMQNLEEQETWHQYKTILMKKLSKHGRIAKDQAKPPALSI; from the exons AGGATGACGCCCTGGCGACGATCCAGCGCCGTTTGGACGAAATTGGCGACATGGTCACACCGAGGCAGGAGAGAGGCTCGACCATGCTGGATGAGCTTGACGAGCCAATCAGGAAGTACGTACTG GAACTGACTTCCCAGTCGACGGCCACGTTTACAAAATTGCGTCGGAAAGGATGGAAG GTCCGACACAAATTCAAATATGCCATACGAATGGCTCTGTTTGCCGTCAGATTCATGGATGCCGCCAAGAG ATATATTCAGACGAAAAAGAAGCCCGGAAGGAATGATGCGGCGATAAAATCTGACGAAATAGAAGACGAAGGAAGCTTGAATGCCacctttaacaaaaatgcaccAGGAAAAAGCAGC ATTCATTTagatttacaaatatatttgacTACGCGACCGGAATACAGAGACGCAGAATACCTTAAAAGG ATCGTGTGGGTGCTAAGGACGACCAAGGCATTTACCATGTTTTCCACCGAGATGGAGGAAGAGATGGCCCGACGAGTCGCCTACGAACGTTACGACAACGGCCGTGTCATAGCCTACCAGGGCAAACCACCCGATCGATTCTATTACATTCTGTCGGGAAGAG TAAATATGCTGCGACAATACAAACTACAGACCGGCGAAGTGTCGAAATCGATGGGATTCCTGAACAAAGGAAAGATAACAGAT ACTGAAGAAATGGAAAAACAATGGAACAGAGAGTCCAATTTGATTTGCAAGGGACCCGTAGAAGTACTACTCGTCGACAAAAAG GATTACTTTTTCCTGCAAAACACGGACGCCGGCCCGCCAATCGACTTTCTCCG AACTGTTGATCTCTTTCGTGAGTTTCCTTGTGAAGAATTCCTCAATCATCCTGAAGCTATAGAGTTCAAGTACTATGG CCCAAATAAACAGGTGGTTAAGGACACAAACACTAGAAACTGGCTGTACGTGGTGAAATCG GGTGTGTGCAAGTGTGTCCGGCGACAGGAAGTTGTCGACGTTACGCAGGACAAACGGCTTAGCAGCAAACAGCGACTGGAGAAACTGGGCTGCGCAAAGGGGTACAGCCACGCTGATG CGATGCTGGAAACCAAGCTGAAACGAACAATCGAAAGAGGGCAGAAAAATTTTACTTTGCCGGAG ATTGAAAGAGTTCCCGAGCACCTCACTGTGTGTAACCCCCACGCACAATCATTAGGCTTCAATGGTAACGGGATG ATACCAACAAGTCGAAGGACGAGTGTAGTACACCAGAGCAAAGAAGCTACTCCGAGTGTAGTCACCATGACAGATCATGAGTCAG AGACTGTTGGAAGCATGCTTGACGGAAGTGAGATGGGAGATGAAACTGAGCACGTCGATGAG GGTTCCACAAAAAAGAAATTTCACCGGGCATCCGTGTCGATTGAACTGCCTCCGCTGGCTCTGGCCGGTTCCAAGGAGAGGCAATCGCTAGTCAACAACAGACAAGGCAGGAGTATGTTCATGACGCAGAGAGCGAGGACGGAGACACAGATCGCTCGAAAGCGAAGGCAGTTCCTAGACGACGAGATGGAAGAAACTCCGCTCAGGAGGGCGTATCTACAACTTGATCTTCTCAAAGCAGGGGACATGATC GGCTTGAATGACATATCAGGTTTGAGTCGCGCTCGGAGGTCAGGAGTTAGTGTG TGGAGCGACGGTGCTGAAATTATCAAGATCAATAAACGATTCTTTCGACAGCATGCCGGTACTGTCACAATGTTGAAGCTGGAGACGATG AACAGAGAATACGTATCGGAGGCGGACGCAATGCAGAACCTTGAGGAGCAAGAAACGTGGCACCAGTACAAGACTATTTTGATGAAGAAACTCTCCAAGCACGGACGCATCGCAAAGGACCAGGCAAAACCGCCAGCGTTGTCGATTTAA
- the LOC139130931 gene encoding uncharacterized protein isoform X4, with protein sequence MQQDSTTNTLSTPDQLDSKNSGRVIENELQPHAEAKSTTVDIDDGNPTPITSDEVDAIEQKAGTGPVEPVLNSAPIPSNASFEVREPANETDTAADNARQTEGYSDSDEVLIANVATQFENAEDLEKKAGEQSGGDDETSQKNGGDNDDSDENSHCEQSDDGGEISDLESEKPESDKAPGKAVSENGDDEKDPDIVVKYVPPSHIKRIVSETDDYMEQQFNARKITLAIKLPEDDALATIQRRLDEIGDMVTPRQERGSTMLDELDEPIRKYVLELTSQSTATFTKLRRKGWKVRHKFKYAIRMALFAVRFMDAAKRYIQTKKKPGRNDAAIKSDEIEDEGSLNATFNKNAPGKSSIHLDLQIYLTTRPEYRDAEYLKRIVWVLRTTKAFTMFSTEMEEEMARRVAYERYDNGRVIAYQGKPPDRFYYILSGRVNMLRQYKLQTGEVSKSMGFLNKGKITDTEEMEKQWNRESNLICKGPVEVLLVDKKDYFFLQNTDAGPPIDFLRTVDLFREFPCEEFLNHPEAIEFKYYGPNKQVVKDTNTRNWLYVVKSGVCKCVRRQEVVDVTQDKRLSSKQRLEKLGCAKGYSHADAMLETKLKRTIERGQKNFTLPEIPTSRRTSVVHQSKEATPSVVTMTDHESETVGSMLDGSEMGDETEHVDEGSTKKKFHRASVSIELPPLALAGSKERQSLVNNRQGRSMFMTQRARTETQIARKRRQFLDDEMEETPLRRAYLQLDLLKAGDMIGLNDISGLSRARRSGVSVWSDGAEIIKINKRFFRQHAGTVTMLKLETMNREYVSEADAMQNLEEQETWHQYKTILMKKLSKHGRIAKDQAKPPALSI encoded by the exons ATGCAGCAAGACAGTACCACAAACACTCTCTCGACTCCGGATCAACTGGACTCGAAAAACTCAGGACGCGTGATCGAAAACGAGCTCCAACCGCACGCAGAGGCAAAGTCGACCACTGTCGACATCGACGACGGCAACCCAACACCGATCACATCGGATGAAGTCGATGCGATCGAGCAAAAAGCGGGCACGGGTCCTGTAGAGCCCGTGTTGAACTCGGCGCCGATTCCGTCAAACGCTAGTTTTGAAGTACGCGAACCGGCCAATGAGACTGACACTGCCGCCGACAATGCTCGCCAAACGGAAGGTTACTCAGACTCCGATGAAGTTCTGATAGCGAATGTTGCAACGCAGTTTGAAAACGCCGAGGACCTCGAAAAGAAAGCAGGCGAGCAAAGCGGCGGGGATGACGAAACTAGTCAGAAAAACGGCGGTGATAACGACGACAGCGATGAAAATAGTCACTGTGAGCAAAGCGACGACGGGGGTGAAATTTCGGATCTAGAGAGCGAAAAACCCGAATCGGATAAAGCTCCGGGAAAAGCCGTTTCGGAAAACGGGGACGACGAAAAGGACCCAGACATTGTCGTAAAATACGTACCCCCTTCCCACATCAAAAGAATTGTTTCAGAAACAGACGATTACATGGAGCAACAATTTAACGCCAGAAAAATAACTCTCGCCATTAAACTTCCAGAGGATGACGCCCTGGCGACGATCCAGCGCCGTTTGGACGAAATTGGCGACATGGTCACACCGAGGCAGGAGAGAGGCTCGACCATGCTGGATGAGCTTGACGAGCCAATCAGGAAGTACGTACTG GAACTGACTTCCCAGTCGACGGCCACGTTTACAAAATTGCGTCGGAAAGGATGGAAG GTCCGACACAAATTCAAATATGCCATACGAATGGCTCTGTTTGCCGTCAGATTCATGGATGCCGCCAAGAG ATATATTCAGACGAAAAAGAAGCCCGGAAGGAATGATGCGGCGATAAAATCTGACGAAATAGAAGACGAAGGAAGCTTGAATGCCacctttaacaaaaatgcaccAGGAAAAAGCAGC ATTCATTTagatttacaaatatatttgacTACGCGACCGGAATACAGAGACGCAGAATACCTTAAAAGG ATCGTGTGGGTGCTAAGGACGACCAAGGCATTTACCATGTTTTCCACCGAGATGGAGGAAGAGATGGCCCGACGAGTCGCCTACGAACGTTACGACAACGGCCGTGTCATAGCCTACCAGGGCAAACCACCCGATCGATTCTATTACATTCTGTCGGGAAGAG TAAATATGCTGCGACAATACAAACTACAGACCGGCGAAGTGTCGAAATCGATGGGATTCCTGAACAAAGGAAAGATAACAGAT ACTGAAGAAATGGAAAAACAATGGAACAGAGAGTCCAATTTGATTTGCAAGGGACCCGTAGAAGTACTACTCGTCGACAAAAAG GATTACTTTTTCCTGCAAAACACGGACGCCGGCCCGCCAATCGACTTTCTCCG AACTGTTGATCTCTTTCGTGAGTTTCCTTGTGAAGAATTCCTCAATCATCCTGAAGCTATAGAGTTCAAGTACTATGG CCCAAATAAACAGGTGGTTAAGGACACAAACACTAGAAACTGGCTGTACGTGGTGAAATCG GGTGTGTGCAAGTGTGTCCGGCGACAGGAAGTTGTCGACGTTACGCAGGACAAACGGCTTAGCAGCAAACAGCGACTGGAGAAACTGGGCTGCGCAAAGGGGTACAGCCACGCTGATG CGATGCTGGAAACCAAGCTGAAACGAACAATCGAAAGAGGGCAGAAAAATTTTACTTTGCCGGAG ATACCAACAAGTCGAAGGACGAGTGTAGTACACCAGAGCAAAGAAGCTACTCCGAGTGTAGTCACCATGACAGATCATGAGTCAG AGACTGTTGGAAGCATGCTTGACGGAAGTGAGATGGGAGATGAAACTGAGCACGTCGATGAG GGTTCCACAAAAAAGAAATTTCACCGGGCATCCGTGTCGATTGAACTGCCTCCGCTGGCTCTGGCCGGTTCCAAGGAGAGGCAATCGCTAGTCAACAACAGACAAGGCAGGAGTATGTTCATGACGCAGAGAGCGAGGACGGAGACACAGATCGCTCGAAAGCGAAGGCAGTTCCTAGACGACGAGATGGAAGAAACTCCGCTCAGGAGGGCGTATCTACAACTTGATCTTCTCAAAGCAGGGGACATGATC GGCTTGAATGACATATCAGGTTTGAGTCGCGCTCGGAGGTCAGGAGTTAGTGTG TGGAGCGACGGTGCTGAAATTATCAAGATCAATAAACGATTCTTTCGACAGCATGCCGGTACTGTCACAATGTTGAAGCTGGAGACGATG AACAGAGAATACGTATCGGAGGCGGACGCAATGCAGAACCTTGAGGAGCAAGAAACGTGGCACCAGTACAAGACTATTTTGATGAAGAAACTCTCCAAGCACGGACGCATCGCAAAGGACCAGGCAAAACCGCCAGCGTTGTCGATTTAA
- the LOC139130931 gene encoding uncharacterized protein isoform X2, translating into MQQDSTTNTLSTPDQLDSKNSGRVIENELQPHAEAKSTTVDIDDGNPTPITSDEVDAIEQKAGTGPVEPVLNSAPIPSNASFEVREPANETDTAADNARQTEGYSDSDEVLIANVATQFENAEDLEKKAGEQSGGDDETSQKNGGDNDDSDENSHCEQSDDGGEISDLESEKPESDKAPGKAVSENGDDEKDPDIVVKYVPPSHIKRIVSETDDYMEQQFNARKITLAIKLPEDDALATIQRRLDEIGDMVTPRQERGSTMLDELDEPIRKYVLELTSQSTATFTKLRRKGWKVRHKFKYAIRMALFAVRFMDAAKRYIQTKKKPGRNDAAIKSDEIEDEGSLNATFNKNAPGKSSIHLDLQIYLTTRPEYRDAEYLKRIVWVLRTTKAFTMFSTEMEEEMARRVAYERYDNGRVIAYQGKPPDRFYYILSGRVNMLRQYKLQTGEVSKSMGFLNKGKITDTEEMEKQWNRESNLICKGPVEVLLVDKKDYFFLQNTDAGPPIDFLRTVDLFREFPCEEFLNHPEAIEFKYYGPNKQVVKDTNTRNWLYVVKSGVCKCVRRQEVVDVTQDKRLSSKQRLEKLGCAKGYSHADAMLETKLKRTIERGQKNFTLPEIERVPEHLTVCNPHAQSLGFNGNGMIPTSRRTSVVHQSKEATPSVVTMTDHESETVGSMLDGSEMGDETEHVDEGSTKKKFHRASVSIELPPLALAGSKERQSLVNNRQGRSMFMTQRARTETQIARKRRQFLDDEMEETPLRRAYLQLDLLKAGDMIGLNDISGLSRARRSGVSVWSDGAEIIKINKRFFRQHAGTVTMLKLETMNREYVSEADAMQNLEEQETWHQYKTILMKKLSKHGRIAKDQAKPPALSI; encoded by the exons ATGCAGCAAGACAGTACCACAAACACTCTCTCGACTCCGGATCAACTGGACTCGAAAAACTCAGGACGCGTGATCGAAAACGAGCTCCAACCGCACGCAGAGGCAAAGTCGACCACTGTCGACATCGACGACGGCAACCCAACACCGATCACATCGGATGAAGTCGATGCGATCGAGCAAAAAGCGGGCACGGGTCCTGTAGAGCCCGTGTTGAACTCGGCGCCGATTCCGTCAAACGCTAGTTTTGAAGTACGCGAACCGGCCAATGAGACTGACACTGCCGCCGACAATGCTCGCCAAACGGAAGGTTACTCAGACTCCGATGAAGTTCTGATAGCGAATGTTGCAACGCAGTTTGAAAACGCCGAGGACCTCGAAAAGAAAGCAGGCGAGCAAAGCGGCGGGGATGACGAAACTAGTCAGAAAAACGGCGGTGATAACGACGACAGCGATGAAAATAGTCACTGTGAGCAAAGCGACGACGGGGGTGAAATTTCGGATCTAGAGAGCGAAAAACCCGAATCGGATAAAGCTCCGGGAAAAGCCGTTTCGGAAAACGGGGACGACGAAAAGGACCCAGACATTGTCGTAAAATACGTACCCCCTTCCCACATCAAAAGAATTGTTTCAGAAACAGACGATTACATGGAGCAACAATTTAACGCCAGAAAAATAACTCTCGCCATTAAACTTCCAGAGGATGACGCCCTGGCGACGATCCAGCGCCGTTTGGACGAAATTGGCGACATGGTCACACCGAGGCAGGAGAGAGGCTCGACCATGCTGGATGAGCTTGACGAGCCAATCAGGAAGTACGTACTG GAACTGACTTCCCAGTCGACGGCCACGTTTACAAAATTGCGTCGGAAAGGATGGAAG GTCCGACACAAATTCAAATATGCCATACGAATGGCTCTGTTTGCCGTCAGATTCATGGATGCCGCCAAGAG ATATATTCAGACGAAAAAGAAGCCCGGAAGGAATGATGCGGCGATAAAATCTGACGAAATAGAAGACGAAGGAAGCTTGAATGCCacctttaacaaaaatgcaccAGGAAAAAGCAGC ATTCATTTagatttacaaatatatttgacTACGCGACCGGAATACAGAGACGCAGAATACCTTAAAAGG ATCGTGTGGGTGCTAAGGACGACCAAGGCATTTACCATGTTTTCCACCGAGATGGAGGAAGAGATGGCCCGACGAGTCGCCTACGAACGTTACGACAACGGCCGTGTCATAGCCTACCAGGGCAAACCACCCGATCGATTCTATTACATTCTGTCGGGAAGAG TAAATATGCTGCGACAATACAAACTACAGACCGGCGAAGTGTCGAAATCGATGGGATTCCTGAACAAAGGAAAGATAACAGAT ACTGAAGAAATGGAAAAACAATGGAACAGAGAGTCCAATTTGATTTGCAAGGGACCCGTAGAAGTACTACTCGTCGACAAAAAG GATTACTTTTTCCTGCAAAACACGGACGCCGGCCCGCCAATCGACTTTCTCCG AACTGTTGATCTCTTTCGTGAGTTTCCTTGTGAAGAATTCCTCAATCATCCTGAAGCTATAGAGTTCAAGTACTATGG CCCAAATAAACAGGTGGTTAAGGACACAAACACTAGAAACTGGCTGTACGTGGTGAAATCG GGTGTGTGCAAGTGTGTCCGGCGACAGGAAGTTGTCGACGTTACGCAGGACAAACGGCTTAGCAGCAAACAGCGACTGGAGAAACTGGGCTGCGCAAAGGGGTACAGCCACGCTGATG CGATGCTGGAAACCAAGCTGAAACGAACAATCGAAAGAGGGCAGAAAAATTTTACTTTGCCGGAG ATTGAAAGAGTTCCCGAGCACCTCACTGTGTGTAACCCCCACGCACAATCATTAGGCTTCAATGGTAACGGGATG ATACCAACAAGTCGAAGGACGAGTGTAGTACACCAGAGCAAAGAAGCTACTCCGAGTGTAGTCACCATGACAGATCATGAGTCAG AGACTGTTGGAAGCATGCTTGACGGAAGTGAGATGGGAGATGAAACTGAGCACGTCGATGAG GGTTCCACAAAAAAGAAATTTCACCGGGCATCCGTGTCGATTGAACTGCCTCCGCTGGCTCTGGCCGGTTCCAAGGAGAGGCAATCGCTAGTCAACAACAGACAAGGCAGGAGTATGTTCATGACGCAGAGAGCGAGGACGGAGACACAGATCGCTCGAAAGCGAAGGCAGTTCCTAGACGACGAGATGGAAGAAACTCCGCTCAGGAGGGCGTATCTACAACTTGATCTTCTCAAAGCAGGGGACATGATC GGCTTGAATGACATATCAGGTTTGAGTCGCGCTCGGAGGTCAGGAGTTAGTGTG TGGAGCGACGGTGCTGAAATTATCAAGATCAATAAACGATTCTTTCGACAGCATGCCGGTACTGTCACAATGTTGAAGCTGGAGACGATG AACAGAGAATACGTATCGGAGGCGGACGCAATGCAGAACCTTGAGGAGCAAGAAACGTGGCACCAGTACAAGACTATTTTGATGAAGAAACTCTCCAAGCACGGACGCATCGCAAAGGACCAGGCAAAACCGCCAGCGTTGTCGATTTAA